tagtgctttatcatatgctaacaccacactgactgcttagtgctttatcatatactaacaccacactgactgcttagtgctttatcatatactaataccacactgactgcttagtgctttatcatatgctaacaccacactgactgcttagtgctttatcatatgctaacaccacactgactgcttagtgctttatcatatactaacaccacactgactgctttatcatatactaacaccacactgactgcttagtgctttatcatatgctaacaccacactgactgctttatcatatactaacaccacactgactgcttagtgctttatcatatactaacaccacactgactgcttagtgctatatcatatgctaacaccacactgactgctttatcatatgctaacaccacactgactgctttaTCATATACTAACATcacactgactgcttagtgctttatcatatgctaacaccacactgactgcttagtgctttatcatatgctaacaccacactgactgctttatcatatgctaacaccacactgactgcttagtgctttatcatatgctaacaccacactgactgctttatcatatactaacaccacactgactgcttagtgctttatcatatactaacaccacactgactgcttagtgctttatcatatgctaacaccacactgactgcttacTGCTTTATCATatactaacaccacactgactgcttagtgctttatcatatactaacaccacactgactgcttagtgctttatcatacgctaacaccacactgactgcttagtgctttatcatatgctaacaccacactgactgcttagtgctttatcatatactaacaccacactgactgcttagtgctttatcatatactaacaccacactgactgcttagtgctttatcatatgctaacaccacactgactgcttagtgctttatcatatgctaacaccacactgactgctttatcatatgctaacaccacactgactgcttagtgctttatcatatgctaacaccacactgactgcttagtgctttatcatatgctaacaccacactgactgcttagtgctttatcatatgctaacaccacactgactgcttagtgctttatcatatgctaacaccacactgactgcttagtgctttatcatatgctaacaccacactgactgcttagtgctttatcatatgctaacaccacactgactgcttagtgctttatcatatactaacaccacactgactgcttagtgctttatcatatgctaacaccacactgactgctttatcatatgctaacaccacactgactgcttagtgctttatcatatgctaacaccacacatgctcacacaacTGAGCCACGTTCTAAGTATGCATACTTCCATTAAAAGTCTGTGTCTTGTAAAGTAAACAGAGCTGGTATGGATAATGTGTGTCATATTATACATGGTTCTAAAATAGAGAAAGATGGAGTACAATATGTAATAGTACTAATATAATCTAGTAGGAGAAAGATGGAGTACAGTATGTAATAGTACTAATATAATCCAGTAGGAGAAAGATGGAGTACAGTATGTAATAGTACTAATATAATCCAGTAGGAGAAAGATGGAGTACAGTATGTAATAGTACTAATATAATCCAGTAGGAGAAAGATGGAGTACAGTATGTAATAGTACTAATCTCTCCTCCAATCACCTTTAGGGTCGTCCAGCTCCTTCTTGCAgacctccctgactctctccagGAGCTCGGGCCCAGCCAGCCGCTTGGAGACGCCCGCCCTGAGGAGCACTGCCCCTGGGGTGAACCGGAGCAGAGCTGCCCCTGCCGCCCGGGGCTCCTGCTTTTGCTTGGGCATCAGACTGGACCAGTCCACATCAATCACATCCAGGGGACCTGTAGGAACACAGCACATATGAAGGACTTAGACCACAATAACCAAACAACTATTTTAGTTCACAATAATAAAAAAACACAACAGTTTGTCTTTTACCAGTGTCCAACTGCAGACTAGACAGTGTTGCCAGGTGTGTGATATTGGGCTAGTCTTGAGCTGGTTTGGAGGAGCCATTGGACAAGAATTTCTCATGACCTGGCAACCCCGCTGGCAAACCATAAGGACTGTGTAGTCCTGTTCTCAGCCAGAAGGACTGTGTAGTCCTGTTCTCAGCCAGAAGGACTGTGTAGTCCTGTTCTCAGCCAGAAGGACTGTGTAGTCCTATTCTCAGCCAGAAGGACTGTGTAGTCCTGTTCTCAGCCAGAAGGACTGTGTAGTCCTGTTCTCAGCCAGAAGGACTGTGTAGTCCTGTTCTCAGCCAGAAGGACTGTGTAGTCCTGTTCTCAGCCAGAAGGACTGTGTAGTCCTGTTCTCAGCCAGAAGGACTGTGTAGTCCTGTTCTCAGCCAGAAGGACTGTGTAGTCCTGTTCTCAGTCAGAAGGACTGTGTAGTCCTGTTCTCAGCCAGAAGGACTGTGTAGTCCTGTTCTCAGCCATAAGGACTGTGTAGTCCTGTTCTCACCCATAAGGACTGTGTAGTCCTGTTCTCACCCATAAGGACTGTGTAGTCCTGTTCTCAGCCAGAAGGACTGTGTAGTCCTGTTCTCAGCCAGAAGgactgtgttgtcctgttctcAGCCAGAAGgactgtgttgtcctgttctcAGCCAGAAGgactgtgttgtcctgttctcAGCCAGAAGGACTGTGTAGTCCTGTTCTCAGCCAGAAGGACTGTGTAGTCCTGTTCTCAGCCAGAAGGACTGTGTAGTCCTGTTCTCAGCCAGAAGGACTGTGTAGTCCTGTTCTCAGCCAGAAGGAATGTGTAGTCCTGTTCTCAGTATTGTACCTGGCGTCTTCTCTTCTTCCTGCCCATCCTCTCTCTTCTGGGCGCTGTCCGCCAAGATCTCATCCAACTCGTCATCACTGATTGGCTCGTACTCCTCCCCGCCAGACACCACCGACACAGCGTCATCCGCCTTCGCGTCATCTTCGTCTGAGGACAAACAAATAAACTCACTCATTAACCTGCTACCATATcaacacaaacatagacaaacagatctgggacaaggCTGTTGTTGCCAGCTCCCATGGTCACTGTCACACCAACTGttctgggatcaggctagtaGTTTGTGATTCTAGATGATCCTTACCGTCAACGCTGTCCTGTTTCTCTGCTTCCTGTATCTCTCCTCCCACAGGGTGATGGCTGTTGCCTGGTTTGTCCTGGTCCGTGCCGCCGTGTCCCAAGGCTTCGTgggggagcaggagagagaactcAGCCCTGTCCGGCCCCCTGATATCTGGTCTCATGTGATCTGGCCTTATGTCCGGTCTTATATCTGGCCCACCTCTCATATCCCCTCGAATGTCTCCCCTAATATCAGGTCTCATGTCCCCTCGAATGTCTCCCCTAATATCAGGTCTCATGTCCCCTCGAATGTCTCCCCTAATATCAGGTCTCATGTCCCCTCGAATGTCTCCCCTAATATCAGGTCTCATGTCCCCTCGAATGTCTCCCCTCATATCAGATCTCATGTCCCCTCGAATGTCTCCCCTCATATCAGGTCTCATGTCTCCCCTCATATCAGGTCTCATGTCTCCCCGCATATCAGGTCTCATGTCCCCTCGAATGTCTCCCCTCATATCGGGTCTCATATCCCCTCGAATATCTCCCCTAATATCAGGTCTCATGTCTCCCCTCATATCAGGTCTCATATCTCCTCGAATGTCTCCTCTCATATCTCCTCTCATATCCCCTCGAATGTCTCCCCTCATATCGGGTCTCATATCCCCTCGAATGTCTCCCCTAATATCAGGTCTCATGTCTCCTCTCATATCCCCTCGAATGTCTCCCCTCATATCAGGTCTATCTCCTCGCATGTCCCCTCTTAAATCTGGTCTGTCTCCCCTCATATCTGGTCTGTCTCCCCTCATGTCCATCCTGTTCTTGGGGTCCCCATGTGGCGGCAGGTCCATCAGTAGCATCCTCTCCCGCTCCCGGTCGTTGCCATGGTCGCCACCACGGCCAACGCCCCTGTTGCCGCCGCGCTCCCTTTCCCGCTCTCGTTCGTGCTGCTGCAGGAGACCCTCGGGCAGAAGCCGCTCTCTCTCACCCCGCATGTCACGGAGATCACGCTCTCTCATTTGCTCTCTGTTGCCTCCACGCATGAGGAGGGGTTCACGGCCCCTCCCACCCCACTCCCGTGGCCCCTCGGGCTCCCAGTCTCTCTGCTGCCCCTGCTGCTGGAGAGGAGGTAGTGGCCCCAGAGGCCCCTGTTGCTGTCGGAGGTCCTTGCGCTCACGCTCCCTCTCAAACTgttcccgctccctctctctctccctctcacgctCTCGGCCGTCGTAGGACCCGGCCCGCGACTGCACCTGACGCTCTGACTCAGGGGAGCTACGCCTGGAGCTGTGGCTGCGAGAGTCCTGCCGGTCTGGGAAGGAAAACCAGCAGAAATGTAATAAAACAGATAtaatatcaatcaaatcaaactagTAAGGAGCTTCACTGTTTTCAACTAAACCTGTTGTTGTGTCTGGCGTACCTGAGGAGGTGCTGCGACTGGGATCTCCTCTCCTCAGCTGGTCGATGCGTGACTtccgctcctctcccctcaccaCCGGAGGCTCTGTGACCActggtcccctctctctctcaccacgctccctctctctttccctgtctcgcTCCCTTTCTCGTTCCCGGTCTCGGGAGTTGCCCCCCTGGAGCTGGTGTCCTCTCCTGGGTCGGCCTGGTCCTTGGCCCTGCTGAGGGTCCTCTCTGTGGGCTGACTCGTTGGAGGGAGAGCGGAGACGTCTGGATGAGGCCCTGCTTTGGTTGCTTCCCATACTGCTGCTCCTCTTCTGCTCCGGAGGAGGCTTCCTCAGCAGGGGCTGGGACATGAGGGGCTGGGGGGGCAGGGTCTGGAGTAACATAGGAGGGTCCTGGGACAGCAGAGGGGCGATGGGCAGGGGAACAggcctctccatcctctccctctccttgcccCCCCTCGGACCTCCTCTCCTGGGAAGAGCTTCGGTCGGAGTCCTCTCAGTGGGGACTGTGGGGGGTGCCTTAACGGCCACCGATCCACCACCGCGCTCCAGCACATCCTCGTCAGACCAGTCGCTGAAGTTGGTGTCCATTTTGACGGGCTGTGGCAAGGGCTCTGCAACAGAATGTGGCATGGCCCTCTGGGATAGCAGAGCCTCCTTTGGCGCGGGCGGGGGCGTCCGGGGACCCCTCTTGTTCCTCTTGCCCGGGGGAAGATGGGAGGAGCCTGGTTCCTCCTCAGACGCGTCCGACTCGGCGCCACGGGATCGTTTCCTCTTCTTGTCCAGAGCCTTCTTCTTAGGCGCCTtgcggggggagaggagagggggcggGGGGCCGTCCGAGAGGGCCATGGAGGAGGGGGGCTCTGGGTTGGTGAACCTCTCTGGAGCTCCTGAAACACCTCCTGCCAcgccctcctccttcctccccttctTCAGGCCTTTCTTCTGGGACTTAGTCTTCTTCTTGCCCTCCTCATGACCTGACGGGACTGGAGCATCTCTGTCCTCGGTGACCAGGGCCACGGGCGGCGGGGGAGGGGTGGGCTCCCGACcgtccctctctttacctctcctagAGTCCGAGCCGGAGGCCGAGACAGGGGTACTGCTATCTGAGGGGtgctccccccgtctctcccctcctctgcctgctcctcctctgtctccgcgGGCGTCAGCCTCCTCGTTCCGGcggctcctcccctccctcttgtcCCCGCCTCCACGGCGCTCCTCGTCTTTCCAGCGGCTGGGCTTGGTGTCCTCCACTACAGAGGTGCTGGGGGGGGAACGCAGGAGGGGGTCCTGGGGCGGGAGTACCACCTGACTCAACAGCCGGTGTTTCTcaacacctgaacacacaccaaGAAGCAGAGggattctgttagcaccatgccAAGGTTTATCAACACCATGGAAACGTCAACGAAGGTCAAAGAAACAAAACACCTTTTTATCTTAAAGGGCGCCTTGGCTCGGTCTCAAAGATCTCTGATCGCCTTTAATAACAATCAAACACCAGCTGTTACTTCTATGTCAGCACGTTGAGTTCCAGCCTGTCTGTATGAAATGTGCTCAACCATTAAAAGGTATTATCACCATTACTGAGTGTGCCCTGGGCTCACGTGGAGGGATATTGAAGTGATCAGACCAAGGCACCCTTTGGGGAGGTGTTAATCCATACGGGACTAGTTTCCTCCAGACAGAACCAGTGCTGTTTGTTTTTCCCATTAAAGAGTGTCCCTACTGTCAATgactggaggaggaggacacaCTGGTACTGTGACGGGGAGGATGGTGATTGGGCCAGGGCCAGAGGTGGGGCGGACCTTGGGCTGGCCTCCACCAATCAAACGCTCACTTTTCTCCTCAGGGCTGTTGTATTCCTCGCCGTCTCCTGGGGTGGCGTCCCTTACTCGCTTGGGAGAGGGGCGAGTCGGGCTGGGTGTGGTCTCTACCCTGTGCCTCTTCCGGCTGCAgatgacacacacagagaagaggggttagaggtcagctgGGTGGTGTTACGTAGgaaagaaacagacagaaacgAACCACAACTAAGGTAAAACGATGAAGTGATTCTAGTTATGAGTCATGGGTTAGTGGTTACCAGGGTTGGgcctggaattgaaatggaactgGCCCCAACCCTGGTGGTTACTACTGATACTTGCCTGGTCTTGCGGTCTTCATGCGAGTCTCGGACAGAGCGGTCGTCCCTTGGTTCATCCCTAGTCCGTTCCCGTCGCTCATCCCTTCCTTTCTCACGCTCCTCCCATTCccgctgcctctccctctctctttgctctcgctccctctcccgctctcgttccctctcccgctctctctccttcctctccctatctcgctcctccctctcccgctccctctcttccctctcccgttccctctctcgctccttttccctctctttctccttttccctctccttttccttttccctctctcgctcccgttctcgctccctctcccggACCCTCTCccgctctgcctccctctccttctccttctctctttctctctccttctctctttcccgttccctctctcgctccctttctcgGGCCCTGTCCTCTCGCCTGTCCCCTCCTTTTTCCTCTCCTCTGCGTTCATCCCTTCCTCTGGTCTCCTCCCTGTCTGGCTCTTCTCCTCTGGCTGGGTGCCGACCAGGAGAGGACGCTCTTTGGTCTGTTAGAAACAGAGgaaacagccagtcagtcacaacATCCAACACCAAGGGTTCCTTCTCAATGTATCTTCAGAAAGCATTAGAGAAGAGGCCTGAGGGACCTTGGATCTTCTTCTCCAGTACGGTTGAAGAGACAGGATGCTTTACGAAGGCTTTCTGTTACATAGaactgtgtttcttgttgtcctTGCCTCTTGTAGCATCAGCTGTGTACTTTGTCAGTTGCCCTGTCTAGCTGTGTCCTTTTCTGTCTACGTCTCGTTTCTATTTTAAATCATTCACTACAGAACATTGAGATTGTTTTTCAATGAAAAGTGTATTATAAAtagtattttatttaactagtatTATAGATTAAATTAATTTTTTATTAGGATACGAAGAAagacctctcctcacctctctccctgttctctctgcgGTCACCACGGTCGGTGTGACCACCTCTACGGTCGTAGGATGAGTCTCTCCCAGtcgcctgctcccctcctctcctgtctccgtcATAACGGTCACGCTCCGCTCCTCCTCTGTCGACACCTCCTCTTTCGGCGCCTCCTCCTCTTTCAgcgcctcctcctctctctgcgcctcctcctctctccgccCCACGGTCGGTGCTCCTCTCCGCACTCTTCTCACGGAAGCCTCCGCCGCTACGTGACTCCCAACCATCATGACCACCACTCTCAAGCTGGGAGCTTCGGGCATTCCGGGTGGAGCCTGAGGAACCTAAGGGAGGAAGGACAGAGTTAGAAGTATGCTGAAACAGACACAGAGGGGATTGGATTATCTGGCCTGGGATGCCCCGGTGGGAGGAGTTCGCACCAGGTGAATAGTAACTGCATTTGTTTTGGAACCGGGCGGCCTCCCAGGTGCCCCCTCTGGGCTGACGGTGAAACGGGTTCAAAACAAAGTGGCATAGGTTAAGAACGTGGAGTAATGAGTAGGAATCAGATTCTTTTctcacatgcaaaagtgattgcttttgatataaacgctttatctgccttcccaatgaaaactaatTTTATCAAAAAGAGATGTATGTTTCTGGATGATGCTCCATGCTGCTTTATTGACAACATGGCCGAGCGGCACAGATTACTGTTCCATTTGAGAAGGGTGCTCCTCCCTCAGCCATAGACTGGTGCACCGCAGTTCATCTTGATCAAATTCCCTCACTTCCACAAACACCACAGCAACAAACACATTAACAACTGTTACTACAACTGGCCATTAGTAGATTTTGCTGGTCATAAGATGTGTGATGTCATGTGTGACCTCACCTTTGTCTGATGCGTCAGCCTCGCGGCCCCTACCCCTGCCAGGTCTCTCAGCTCtactctctgtcctcgtctcccccctcccttcagtcctccctccttcctctcgcCCGTGGCCCCTCCCATAGCCCCTCCCCTCCTCCGGGACAGCCTCCTCCTTCCTGtccgtcttctccctctctcctctctcccgctccctctctttctccttttctcgctccctctcccgtTCTCGGTCCCGTTCCCTGTACTCCAGAGGGTCTCGTCCGGAGCGTGTTGACGTGGTCTCTGTGGTTCTGGGTTCCCGGGTCGAGTCCTTGGTGTCCCGGTCTCTATCCCTGGTGGGGTCCCTGGAGGTACTGGTGGAGTCTCCTCGTCGGTCGCTGCGCCCGTCACCCCGGCGCTCTCGCCCCTCTTTTGTCTCCCGGTCCTCACGGGCGGCATCACGAGAAGAGCTCGTCTCTGCCACATCGTAGTCCCGGTCGTCACGGCTACCGTCTTTCTCTGGCTTCCCGCGGCTCTCTGCATGGATGAGACAAGAACACAGGTTTGTGTTATTACAGCGTCCAGCCAATTGACACAATGTAGAGACTGTTTTCATATAAACAAACAGCAACATATAGAAAACCAGTAGTTTATTTAAAGGTGGTGACCACATATAGAAAACCAGTAGTTTATTTAAAGGTGGTGACCACATATAGAAAACCAGTAGTTTATTTAAAGGTGGTGACCACATATAGAAAACCAGTAGTTTATTTAAAGGTGGTGACCACATATAGAAAACCAGTAGTTTATTTAAAGGTGGTGACCACATATAGAAAACCAGTAGTTTATTTAAAGGAGGTGACCACATATAGAAAACCAGTAGTTTATTTAAAGGAGGTGACCACATATAGAAAACCAGTAGTTTATTTAAAGGTGGTGACCACATATAGAAAACCAGTAGTTTATTTAAAGGTGATGACCACATATAGAAAACCAGTAGTTTATTTAAAGGTGATGACCACATATAGAAAACCAGTAGTTTATTTAAAGGTGGTGACCACATATAGAAAACCAGTAGTTTATTTAAAGGAGGTGACCACATATAGAAAACCAGTAGTTTATTTAAAAGGTGGTGGCCACATATAGAAAACCAGTAGTTTATTTAAAGGTGATGACCACATATAGAAAACGGTCTGTGTTTTATGTTAATGAGTTGCTGTACCGTCTCGACGCTCGTGTCGGTGCTCCTGGGCAGGTGGGCTCCTCCCCCTCTCGCTGCGTCCTCTCTCACGCCCCCGAGAGCGGTTTCGTTCTCCGGGGCTAGTCCtcctctgaggagaggaggtgccTCGGAAGGGCGCAGGGCTGCGGGAGGAACACCTCTGGCCAGGAGGTGAGGAGGCGGCTGGGGGCTCGCGGTTGTAGGCGGGGGATGCCGAGCGGCGTCGGCGGGGGGAAGGAGAGTGTCTCTGGGCTGAGGAGCCAGAGTGGGAGGACGGGGAGTGGTGGCGGGGCGGGGTTGGGGTGCGCTTGTGGCGGGGAGGGGGAGACCTGGAAGACCAGGAGGATGAGGGGTTATGGTTATTCAGGGAAAGTGACCGTCTTGCTAGTCTGTCTACCATCTACACCAACTCATGAGAATCCTGCTAATAACATGACTGAAAATGCTAGTGTTAAGATAGATGGCATCTTTAGACCATCGTCTCAGGTTCAGGTGCTGCTGCATATTTCTCCATTTCTGCAAGCAGATGTTTATACTGTCATCTTACTGCTTCTGGCATGACAATTATGTTATCTTGTTAGTGTCTAACAGGCTACTGACCTGTGAGGTGGGGAGGCAGGCGCAAGGGTCTTCTGGGAGGCTACTTTTGGGGAGGTGGACTTGTTCTTCCTGGCTGACGGGGACACCACTCGGTCTCTGGAAGGAGAGGACACGCTGCCGGAACGTTCCTCCGACATCACTGACCGCTTGGCCTTGTGGGAGCTGTCTGACCGGTCTCTGCAAGAGCCAAGAGAAACTAAAAGTGAGTCCATTTCATAGTCTATTCAACAACAGTGCTAACAGATGTTTTTAAATGACTGTTGATTAGACTGTTGTTTTGCTTGTCTCCAGTGGGTCTTGTTATGCCTATTCAACGTGGCTGCTAGATCCCTCTACAGCTTGGAGCGGAGCTGGACAACATGGCAGTGAACCTCTTTACCTGcgtttctccttcttctccttgtgTTTCTCcgcgtctctccctctctcctttccctccttgGGCGGCTTCTCCTCACACTTCTCCTTGTTCTTGTGCTTCCCCTTGTGTTTCTTCCCCCCGGCTGCCACGACAGGGTTCCCCAGCGGAAGCACCGGAGGAGGGGGGCTGGGGGTGCGGGGACCTTTCTTCTTCCCGTGGCCCCCCTTGGAAGATCTGGCCGTGGCGGACGCAGAGGACGACACAGaggtcttcttctccttcttcctgGAACCAGAAGCTTTAGGTCCTTTGGTGTGTTTGGGAGATCCACTGGACTTCCTGGAGGAAGGGGAACCTTTAGAGCTGGAACGCTCCGGGGATGTCTGGAATTACAACGTGGAATAAAGGCAGAATTGGTTAGCATGGACACTGAAAGGAGAGAAGTCTAAACCAGATATGAGTATTGATATGATTGGCTCCTGAATGACAATAAGGATAGTTAGGTAACTCTTCTTACCTTGGATATGATAGTGGTCCTCGTTTTGGTGGTTGGCTCCTAGTGAGAGATTGTAAGTGTATAAGGTTATAAAACAGATCAACCGCAGTCTTAATTCATGCAGGGCTCTATGAACTATAGTAGATATAGCTACAGTCGATACATGCATACTGGTACCTCTTTCTTGATAAcaatctcctctcttttctccataTTCTCCTGCTCCAACTTCATGAGCTCCCGCTGGATCTTCTGTCTCTTCATCTCTAGGGA
The sequence above is a segment of the Salvelinus fontinalis isolate EN_2023a unplaced genomic scaffold, ASM2944872v1 scaffold_0040, whole genome shotgun sequence genome. Coding sequences within it:
- the zc3h13 gene encoding zinc finger CCCH domain-containing protein 13 isoform X4 produces the protein MSKIRRRVTVENSKTISDSSSSQTTTTPSRRPSVFERLGPSTGSNAVETNCRNWLKTGNCSYGNTCRYTHGTQPRGKGFSGSFSRSAERPTGDLRERMKNKRQDVESDATKREPEEPTSPTARQRDSSRGRHREKEDIKITKERTPASEEETTEWEANREDSDNGDYDYELSLEMKRQKIQRELMKLEQENMEKREEIVIKKEEPTTKTRTTIISKTSPERSSSKGSPSSRKSSGSPKHTKGPKASGSRKKEKKTSVSSSASATARSSKGGHGKKKGPRTPSPPPPVLPLGNPVVAAGGKKHKGKHKNKEKCEEKPPKEGKERGRDAEKHKEKKEKRRDRSDSSHKAKRSVMSEERSGSVSSPSRDRVVSPSARKNKSTSPKVASQKTLAPASPPHRSPPPRHKRTPTPPRHHSPSSHSGSSAQRHSPSPRRRRSASPAYNREPPAASSPPGQRCSSRSPAPFRGTSSPQRRTSPGERNRSRGRERGRSERGRSPPAQEHRHERRDESRGKPEKDGSRDDRDYDVAETSSSRDAAREDRETKEGRERRGDGRSDRRGDSTSTSRDPTRDRDRDTKDSTREPRTTETTSTRSGRDPLEYRERDREREREREKEKERERERGEREKTDRKEEAVPEEGRGYGRGHGREEGGRTEGRGETRTESRAERPGRGRGREADASDKGSSGSTRNARSSQLESGGHDGWESRSGGGFREKSAERSTDRGAERGGGAERGGGAERGGGAERGGVDRGGAERDRYDGDRRGGEQATGRDSSYDRRGGHTDRGDRRENRERDQRASSPGRHPARGEEPDREETRGRDERRGEEKGGDRREDRAREREREREREREKEREREKEKEREAERERVREREREREREREKEKEREKEKEREKEREREREREEREREREERDRERKEREREREREREREREQRERERQREWEEREKGRDERRERTRDEPRDDRSVRDSHEDRKTSRKRHRVETTPSPTRPSPKRVRDATPGDGEEYNSPEEKSVEKHRLLSQVVLPPQDPLLRSPPSTSVVEDTKPSRWKDEERRGGGDKREGRSRRNEEADARGDRGGAGRGGERRGEHPSDSSTPVSASGSDSRRGKERDGREPTPPPPPVALVTEDRDAPVPSGHEEGKKKTKSQKKGLKKGRKEEGVAGGVSGAPERFTNPEPPSSMALSDGPPPPLLSPRKAPKKKALDKKRKRSRGAESDASEEEPGSSHLPPGKRNKRGPRTPPPAPKEALLSQRAMPHSVAEPLPQPVKMDTNFSDWSDEDVLERGGGSVAVKAPPTVPTERTPTEALPRRGGPRGGKERERMERPVPLPIAPLLSQDPPMLLQTLPPQPLMSQPLLRKPPPEQKRSSSMGSNQSRASSRRLRSPSNESAHREDPQQGQGPGRPRRGHQLQGGNSRDRERERERDRERERERGERERGPVVTEPPVVRGEERKSRIDQLRRGDPSRSTSSDRQDSRSHSSRRSSPESERQVQSRAGSYDGREREREREREREQFERERERKDLRQQQGPLGPLPPLQQQGQQRDWEPEGPREWGGRGREPLLMRGGNREQMRERDLRDMRGERERLLPEGLLQQHERERERERGGNRGVGRGGDHGNDRERERMLLMDLPPHGDPKNRMDMRGDRPDMRGDRPDLRGDMRGDRPDMRGDIRGDMRGDMRPDIRGDIRGDMRPDMRGDIRGDMRGDMRGDIRGDMRPDMRGDMRPDIRGDIRGDMRPDMRGDIRGDMRPDMRGDMRPDMRGDMRPDMRGDIRGDMRSDMRGDIRGDMRPDIRGDIRGDMRPDIRGDIRGDMRPDIRGDIRGDMRPDIRGDIRGDMRGGPDIRPDIRPDHMRPDIRGPDRAEFSLLLPHEALGHGGTDQDKPGNSHHPVGGEIQEAEKQDSVDDEDDAKADDAVSVVSGGEEYEPISDDELDEILADSAQKREDGQEEEKTPGPLDVIDVDWSSLMPKQKQEPRAAGAALLRFTPGAVLLRAGVSKRLAGPELLERVREVCKKELDDPKDADKLFEHDLGALNKAALNRKVERAGLLRNLGPCCKALCARRDMAIRRQLLKNEKGLTKQMYPSVPVVDSELFQLSMRLFKKTVAAARSNQPPLGPPAGPEKADKGLVPAASPVAKPGTPQPPEMCVS